The following are encoded together in the Bacillus cereus group sp. RP43 genome:
- a CDS encoding DUF4180 domain-containing protein, giving the protein MEIKKVVIDGINIAVVRNDTVLISDVQSALDFMATVQYEADSKWIVINKSLISESFFDLKTRLAGDILQKFINYSVKIAIVGDFSMYASKSLKDFIYECNKGKDIFFIATEQQAIEKLSSLK; this is encoded by the coding sequence ATGGAAATAAAGAAAGTAGTAATTGACGGAATAAATATTGCGGTCGTCAGAAACGATACAGTATTAATATCCGACGTTCAATCTGCATTAGATTTCATGGCAACAGTTCAATATGAAGCGGATTCAAAGTGGATTGTTATCAATAAATCATTAATAAGTGAAAGTTTCTTTGACTTAAAAACACGTCTTGCCGGTGATATTCTTCAAAAGTTTATTAATTACAGCGTGAAAATTGCTATCGTCGGGGATTTTTCTATGTATGCTAGTAAAAGCTTAAAAGATTTCATTTATGAATGTAATAAAGGTAAGGATATTTTTTTCATAGCAACTGAGCAACAGGCAATTGAAAAGTTAAGCTCATTGAAATAA
- a CDS encoding FAD-dependent oxidoreductase, protein MKSYIVVGSGILGASTAYHLAKSGAKVTIVDRQDLGQATDAAAGIVCPWLSQRRNKAWYKIVKGGARYYSSLIQQLEEDGETDTGYNRVGAISLHTDEKKLDQMEERAYKRREDAPEIGEITRLSAEETKKLFPALSEEYSSVHISGAARVNGRLLRNALISAAKKHGATFIKGDAVLVREGNHITGVKVNDETIVAEKVMVTAGAWANEILNPLGINFLVTFQKGQIVHLQMENTATENMPVVMPPNDQYILTFDNGHVVIGATHENDTGFDHRVTAGGLHEVFHKALTVAPGLEDGTMVETRVGFRPFTPGFLPVIGPLPNFEGILIANGLGASGLTAGPYLGSELAKLALGQPIELDLNDYDVAGAME, encoded by the coding sequence ATGAAATCGTATATTGTAGTTGGATCTGGAATTTTAGGGGCATCTACTGCCTATCATCTTGCTAAGTCTGGTGCGAAGGTTACTATTGTAGATCGTCAAGATTTAGGTCAAGCAACTGACGCAGCAGCAGGTATTGTCTGTCCGTGGCTGTCGCAACGTCGTAATAAAGCATGGTATAAAATCGTTAAAGGCGGTGCGCGTTACTATTCTTCGTTAATTCAGCAATTAGAAGAAGACGGTGAAACGGATACAGGTTATAACCGTGTAGGCGCAATTAGTTTACATACTGATGAGAAAAAACTGGATCAAATGGAAGAGCGAGCGTATAAACGCCGTGAAGATGCACCAGAGATTGGTGAAATCACTCGCTTATCAGCTGAAGAAACGAAAAAATTATTCCCAGCATTATCGGAAGAATATAGTTCTGTTCATATTAGTGGCGCTGCACGAGTAAATGGAAGATTATTACGCAACGCATTAATAAGCGCTGCGAAAAAGCATGGTGCAACTTTCATAAAAGGTGATGCAGTATTAGTCCGTGAAGGGAATCATATTACGGGAGTTAAAGTAAATGACGAAACAATTGTAGCGGAAAAGGTAATGGTAACTGCAGGCGCATGGGCGAACGAAATCTTGAACCCATTAGGAATTAATTTCTTAGTTACGTTCCAAAAAGGACAAATTGTTCATTTACAAATGGAAAATACAGCAACAGAAAATATGCCAGTTGTTATGCCGCCGAACGATCAATATATTTTGACATTTGACAATGGCCATGTCGTAATTGGTGCAACGCATGAGAATGATACTGGTTTCGATCACCGTGTAACTGCAGGTGGTTTACATGAAGTATTCCATAAAGCGTTAACAGTAGCGCCTGGTTTAGAAGATGGTACAATGGTTGAAACAAGAGTTGGCTTTAGACCGTTTACACCAGGGTTCTTACCTGTTATTGGGCCACTACCTAATTTTGAAGGCATACTCATTGCAAACGGATTAGGTGCTTCAGGATTAACAGCAGGTCCATACCTAGGATCAGAACTTGCGAAACTTGCGTTAGGGCAACCGATTGAATTAGATTTAAATGATTATGATGTTGCTGGGGCAATGGAATAG
- a CDS encoding thiol-activated cytolysin family protein: MIFLKIKKGSKGIKFLACLLVSLCTINYSSISFAETHTGNNATDATKNASDINTGIANLKYDSRDILAVNGDKVESFVPKESINSNGKFVVVEREKKSLTTSPVDISIIDSVANRTYPGAVQLANKAFADNQPSLLVAKRKPLIISIDLPGMRKENTVTVQNPTYGNVAGAVDDLVSTWNEKYASTHSLPARMQYTESMVYSKSQIASALNVNAKYLDNGLNIDFNAVANGEKKVMVAAYKQIFYTVSAELPNNPSDLFDNSVTFDELTRKGVSNVAPPVMVSNVAYGRTIYVKLETTSKSKDVQAAFKALLKNNSVETSGQYKDIFEESTFTAVVLGGDAKEHNKVVTKDFDEIRNIIKDNAELSLKNPAYPISYTSTFLKDNATAAVHNNTDYIETTTTEYSSAKMTLDHYGAYVAQFDVSWDEFSYDENGKEVLTHKTWDGSGKDKTAHYSTVIPLPPNSKNVKVVARECTGLAWEWWRTIINEQNVPLTNEIKVSIGGTTLYPTANISH; this comes from the coding sequence GTGATTTTTCTGAAAATTAAAAAAGGTAGTAAAGGAATAAAATTCCTAGCATGTTTATTAGTTAGTTTATGCACTATTAATTATTCATCTATTTCTTTCGCGGAAACACATACAGGTAATAATGCTACTGATGCAACAAAAAATGCTAGTGACATTAATACTGGCATAGCAAATTTAAAGTATGATAGTAGAGATATTTTAGCAGTAAATGGTGATAAAGTAGAGAGTTTTGTTCCGAAAGAAAGTATCAATTCAAATGGTAAATTTGTAGTAGTTGAACGTGAGAAAAAATCACTTACAACTTCACCAGTCGATATTTCGATTATTGATTCTGTGGCTAATCGTACTTATCCAGGAGCCGTACAACTTGCAAATAAAGCTTTTGCAGATAATCAGCCTAGTTTATTAGTGGCTAAGAGAAAACCTTTGATTATTAGTATAGACTTACCTGGCATGAGAAAAGAAAATACAGTAACTGTCCAAAATCCGACATACGGCAATGTGGCTGGAGCAGTAGATGATTTAGTATCTACTTGGAATGAAAAGTATGCATCAACACATTCGTTACCTGCAAGAATGCAGTATACAGAATCTATGGTGTATAGTAAATCACAAATCGCAAGTGCTCTTAATGTTAACGCTAAATATCTTGATAATGGGCTGAACATTGATTTTAATGCGGTTGCAAATGGAGAGAAAAAAGTGATGGTTGCGGCATATAAGCAAATATTTTATACCGTAAGTGCTGAACTACCTAACAATCCATCCGATCTTTTTGATAATAGTGTTACTTTTGATGAGTTAACTCGTAAAGGGGTAAGTAATGTGGCCCCGCCTGTTATGGTGTCAAATGTAGCGTATGGTAGAACAATTTATGTGAAATTAGAAACAACGTCTAAGAGCAAAGATGTACAAGCTGCCTTTAAAGCTTTACTTAAGAATAATAGCGTCGAAACGAGTGGACAGTATAAAGATATTTTTGAAGAAAGTACCTTTACTGCTGTAGTATTAGGCGGAGATGCGAAAGAGCATAACAAGGTTGTTACAAAAGATTTTGATGAAATCCGAAATATTATTAAAGATAATGCGGAATTAAGTCTTAAAAATCCAGCATACCCAATTTCATATACAAGCACTTTCTTAAAAGATAATGCAACGGCTGCTGTTCATAACAATACAGATTATATTGAGACTACAACTACAGAATATTCAAGTGCTAAAATGACGCTTGATCATTACGGTGCATATGTTGCTCAATTTGATGTATCTTGGGATGAATTCTCATATGATGAAAATGGGAAAGAAGTACTAACACATAAAACATGGGATGGAAGCGGCAAAGACAAAACGGCTCATTACTCTACCGTTATACCGCTTCCACCGAATTCAAAAAATGTAAAAGTCGTAGCGAGAGAATGTACTGGTCTTGCATGGGAATGGTGGAGAACAATTATTAATGAACAAAACGTTCCATTAACAAATGAAATAAAGGTTTCAATTGGAGGAACAACGTTATACCCAACTGCTAATATTAGTCATTAG
- a CDS encoding HAD-IA family hydrolase, producing MLFDLDDTLLDRDKAVDKLFLFVLEKCYEDVSDTVKNNMLQKFKEYDKREYGISNKTIVLESLFDEFPPKYRLQCNYIQDFWNNNFPKCFSINQNTINFLNSIKMHIKVGIITNGSTQRQTAKIINTNLNGYFDTIIISEEVGLSKPDKRIFELALNKLNVQSEDVLFVGDDLEKDIAGCQNANIKGIWFNPNMIKNNTDIKPYAEITSFDNLLSYCGEINFQK from the coding sequence ATACTGTTTGATTTAGATGATACGTTACTTGATAGGGATAAGGCAGTAGATAAATTGTTTTTATTTGTTTTAGAAAAGTGTTATGAGGATGTTAGTGATACAGTCAAAAACAATATGTTACAGAAATTCAAAGAATACGATAAAAGGGAATACGGCATAAGTAATAAAACGATAGTTTTGGAATCATTGTTTGATGAATTCCCGCCGAAGTATAGATTGCAATGCAATTACATTCAAGATTTTTGGAATAATAATTTCCCTAAATGTTTTTCTATAAATCAAAATACTATCAATTTCTTAAATAGTATCAAGATGCATATTAAGGTTGGTATTATTACAAATGGCTCAACTCAAAGGCAAACGGCTAAAATAATTAACACAAATTTAAACGGTTACTTTGATACTATCATTATCTCTGAAGAAGTGGGACTTAGTAAACCAGATAAACGTATATTCGAATTAGCATTAAATAAGCTAAATGTACAATCAGAAGATGTACTATTTGTTGGAGATGACTTAGAAAAGGATATTGCTGGTTGTCAAAATGCAAATATAAAGGGCATATGGTTCAATCCTAATATGATTAAGAATAATACCGACATAAAACCATATGCCGAGATTACTTCTTTTGATAACTTATTAAGTTATTGTGGAGAGATAAATTTTCAAAAATAG
- a CDS encoding ABC transporter transmembrane domain-containing protein, translating to MLKIIKHLKPFVTSIIAVVCLLTVQAVCDLSLPDYMSNIVNVGIQQKGVENAVPEVIRKSEMDKLTLFMNENEKKKVDDNYVLLDKNNLSQSELKNDLKDYPQLDKEPLYKLHTEDKNIINELNDIFGKPMLITQGIEKGGASAFPPATTGDTKTPAKLPPNTDPFAVIAKLPQDQINAMKEKADEKFKNMPGSMVTQSAVSFIENEYKKIGINIDKLQSNFILISGGKMLLLSLVSMAATVIVSLLAAKVAAGLGRDLRKKVFRKVTNFSNAEFDKFSTASLITRSTNDIQQVQTLMVMMLRIVFYAPILGIGGIIKVLTTDLSMGWIIAVAVIAILSLVIGLFSIAIPKFKSIQKLVDKINLITRESLTGMLVIRAFNNQKHEEKKFEKGNQDLTKTNLFVSRLMSFMMPMMMFIMNAVTVLIIWVGSHQVDMGHMQVGDLMAFMQYTMQIIMAFLMISMVSIMVPRASVSAQRIAEVLDTDVTISDVKEPKTFAADKKGYVEFKNVGFRYPGAEEDVLSNITFTAKPGETTAFIGSTGSGKSTLINLIPRFYDVTSGQILIDGTDVREVSQKELREKIGYVPQKGVLFSGTIESNLKYGKKEATEEELAKAAEIAQAIEFINAKPESFRTEISQGGTNVSGGQKQRLSIARALTKKSEIFIFDDSFSALDFKTDAALRRALNNEITGSTVLLIAQRISTIMNADKIIVLDEGKIVGTGTHEELMENCEVYKQIALSQLSREELSS from the coding sequence ATGTTAAAAATCATCAAACATTTAAAGCCATTTGTTACTTCCATCATTGCAGTTGTATGTCTGTTAACTGTACAGGCAGTATGCGATCTATCACTGCCAGACTACATGTCTAACATTGTCAATGTAGGAATTCAACAAAAAGGTGTAGAAAATGCAGTACCTGAGGTTATTCGTAAAAGTGAAATGGATAAACTCACACTCTTTATGAATGAAAATGAGAAGAAAAAAGTTGATGACAACTATGTGCTTCTAGATAAGAACAACCTCTCTCAAAGCGAACTGAAAAATGACTTAAAAGATTATCCGCAGCTTGATAAAGAGCCACTTTATAAGCTACATACAGAAGATAAAAATATAATTAACGAACTTAACGATATCTTTGGGAAACCAATGTTAATTACACAAGGAATTGAAAAAGGCGGCGCATCTGCTTTCCCTCCTGCTACGACAGGTGACACGAAAACACCAGCGAAGCTTCCGCCAAATACAGATCCTTTTGCAGTCATTGCGAAACTTCCTCAAGATCAAATCAATGCAATGAAAGAAAAGGCAGATGAAAAGTTTAAGAATATGCCAGGCAGCATGGTAACACAATCAGCCGTTTCATTCATTGAGAATGAGTATAAAAAGATCGGTATCAATATAGATAAGCTTCAATCTAATTTTATTCTTATTTCCGGCGGGAAAATGCTGCTTTTATCCTTAGTAAGTATGGCAGCTACCGTTATCGTGAGTTTACTTGCTGCAAAAGTAGCTGCTGGACTCGGCAGAGACCTTAGAAAGAAAGTATTCCGGAAAGTTACAAACTTCTCGAATGCGGAGTTTGATAAGTTTTCCACTGCATCTCTAATCACAAGAAGTACAAATGATATCCAGCAAGTTCAAACACTTATGGTTATGATGCTGCGCATTGTATTCTATGCACCAATTTTAGGTATCGGCGGCATTATTAAAGTACTTACTACAGACCTTTCAATGGGATGGATTATCGCAGTTGCAGTAATCGCGATTTTAAGCTTAGTCATTGGTTTATTTAGCATCGCGATCCCTAAGTTTAAGAGTATCCAAAAGTTAGTAGATAAAATTAACTTAATTACTCGTGAATCTTTAACAGGTATGCTCGTTATTCGTGCTTTTAATAATCAAAAACATGAAGAAAAGAAATTTGAAAAAGGAAATCAAGATTTAACAAAAACAAATTTATTTGTAAGCCGTTTAATGTCATTTATGATGCCAATGATGATGTTTATCATGAATGCCGTTACTGTACTTATTATTTGGGTTGGATCACACCAAGTGGATATGGGACATATGCAAGTTGGTGATTTGATGGCATTTATGCAATATACGATGCAAATCATCATGGCCTTCTTAATGATTTCAATGGTATCTATTATGGTTCCACGTGCTTCAGTTTCCGCACAACGTATCGCAGAAGTTTTAGATACTGACGTTACTATTAGTGATGTAAAAGAGCCGAAGACATTCGCTGCAGACAAGAAAGGTTACGTTGAATTTAAAAATGTCGGCTTTAGATATCCAGGTGCAGAAGAAGATGTGCTTTCCAATATCACCTTTACTGCAAAACCTGGTGAAACGACAGCTTTCATCGGAAGTACAGGTAGTGGTAAATCAACATTAATCAACTTAATTCCACGCTTTTACGATGTCACAAGCGGCCAAATATTAATAGATGGCACAGATGTTAGAGAAGTATCGCAGAAGGAATTAAGAGAGAAAATTGGTTATGTACCGCAAAAAGGAGTTCTCTTCTCAGGTACAATCGAGAGTAATTTGAAATACGGTAAGAAAGAAGCAACTGAAGAAGAACTCGCAAAAGCAGCAGAAATCGCGCAAGCTATAGAATTTATTAACGCGAAACCTGAAAGCTTCCGTACAGAAATATCACAAGGTGGTACGAACGTTTCTGGTGGTCAAAAACAAAGACTTTCTATTGCGCGTGCTCTTACGAAAAAATCGGAAATCTTCATATTCGATGATAGTTTCTCAGCTCTTGACTTTAAGACAGACGCAGCATTGCGCAGAGCTTTAAACAATGAGATTACAGGAAGTACCGTTTTACTTATTGCCCAAAGAATCAGCACAATCATGAATGCGGATAAGATAATTGTACTTGACGAAGGAAAAATAGTTGGAACTGGTACTCATGAAGAGCTTATGGAAAACTGTGAAGTTTATAAGCAAATTGCTTTATCACAACTTTCAAGAGAGGAGTTGTCATCATGA
- a CDS encoding response regulator: MRSYHILVVEDDQEIQELIKQFLMTQQYTVVVASDGLEGMTQFNKQSFDLILLDVMMPNLNGFEVSKMIRSQSNVPIIVLTALEEEEDQMKGFDLGIDDYITKPFSFHVLIRRVEAVLRRSYDKNVNNHLVFKEVRIDVDAYRVYVNDVEILLTTKEFEILQLLFQNERKVLTRENIVEKVWGYDYFGETRIIDTHIKNLRKKLAIPYIKTIKGIGYKIDE, encoded by the coding sequence ATGAGGAGCTATCATATTCTCGTGGTAGAGGACGATCAAGAAATTCAGGAATTAATTAAACAATTTTTAATGACACAACAGTATACAGTGGTAGTCGCATCAGATGGATTAGAGGGTATGACACAATTTAATAAGCAATCATTTGATTTAATTCTTCTAGATGTAATGATGCCCAATCTGAATGGATTTGAAGTTTCCAAGATGATTCGAAGCCAATCAAATGTACCAATTATTGTGCTAACTGCGTTAGAAGAGGAAGAAGATCAAATGAAAGGGTTTGATCTTGGAATCGATGATTATATAACAAAACCCTTTTCGTTTCATGTTTTGATTAGACGAGTCGAAGCGGTATTGAGAAGGAGTTATGATAAAAATGTAAATAATCATTTGGTATTTAAAGAAGTACGTATCGATGTTGATGCATATAGAGTATATGTAAATGACGTTGAAATTTTATTAACGACAAAAGAGTTTGAAATTCTACAACTACTATTTCAAAATGAGAGAAAAGTACTCACAAGAGAAAATATCGTAGAAAAAGTTTGGGGGTACGATTATTTTGGAGAAACACGAATAATTGATACACATATTAAAAACCTACGGAAAAAGTTAGCTATCCCTTATATTAAAACAATAAAGGGTATTGGTTATAAAATTGATGAATAG
- the pssA gene encoding CDP-diacylglycerol--serine O-phosphatidyltransferase yields the protein MFNHIVKAVPNLFTIGNLLCGVFSITMNMSDYLEVASIFIFFSAVLDLLDGRIARKLKVNSEFGVQLDSLADIVSFGVAPALLFHSIATPSILTSLAFILFPTMGALRLAKFSVKPTIGYFKGLPIPAAGLPLACMGLFSYSNAWITLILALLMVSPIRFKKL from the coding sequence TTGTTCAATCACATAGTAAAAGCTGTACCCAATTTATTTACGATTGGAAATTTATTGTGCGGTGTTTTTTCAATTACCATGAATATGAGTGACTATTTGGAAGTAGCCTCCATTTTTATTTTCTTTTCAGCTGTTTTAGATCTCCTTGATGGAAGAATTGCGAGAAAATTAAAAGTGAACAGTGAGTTTGGTGTACAATTGGATTCCTTAGCTGATATTGTTAGTTTCGGAGTTGCGCCTGCACTTCTATTTCATTCGATAGCAACACCATCTATTTTAACTTCTTTGGCATTTATCCTTTTCCCAACGATGGGTGCTTTAAGATTAGCTAAATTTAGTGTAAAACCAACCATTGGATATTTTAAGGGATTACCTATTCCAGCTGCTGGATTACCATTGGCCTGTATGGGATTGTTTTCATATAGCAATGCATGGATTACATTGATCCTCGCTCTCTTAATGGTAAGTCCAATTAGGTTTAAAAAACTTTAA
- a CDS encoding ATP-binding protein translates to MNSIVKIMKMKQITYKLFMTTSLILLSFAVLIYLTLYFFLPTFYEQYKTDQLQTGIKEIIDKSKNLTFQDAIPLFDEYAKKNNAMLYLQNNEGIIKYSPSFSFTQSGSQTTVVTRATRFENAGTLSNSYNVTKPIQFQDGSLTLIVFATFQPIDEASQVLVRFLPYISIIVLVIGVGSAYFYSRFITKPLIYINEGAQKMANLDFSEKIEVRSTDELGELSNSLNDMSINLQQAMFDLKKANQQLKNDIEKEREIETKRREFFAIVAHELKTPLTVMKGYLEGMIYNIGPYQNRDQYLKKNHQIIESMEQLVREILSMSKLEQHTFKLKVEEVNLSKLIDTITKDLEFFASQKSIQIIKEIDSDLSVYTDRVLFEKACKNIIHNAVMYSPYNEKVYIKLSEDSEQGQIKMQIMNTGVNIKEGDIQQIFKPFYRIEKSRNRNTGGSGLGLYIVKQIFETLDIKYSIKNMEHSVQFCMNIPLSKQKTNKLPSQ, encoded by the coding sequence ATGAATAGTATTGTGAAAATCATGAAGATGAAGCAAATTACTTATAAACTCTTTATGACTACCTCTCTCATTTTGTTATCCTTTGCAGTATTGATTTATTTAACTTTATACTTCTTTCTCCCTACGTTTTATGAGCAATACAAAACAGATCAACTTCAAACAGGGATAAAAGAAATCATTGATAAGTCTAAAAATCTTACGTTTCAAGATGCGATACCACTTTTTGATGAATATGCAAAAAAAAATAATGCGATGCTTTATCTTCAAAATAATGAGGGAATAATTAAATACTCTCCTTCATTTTCTTTTACTCAAAGTGGTTCGCAAACAACAGTAGTTACTAGAGCGACACGGTTCGAGAATGCAGGTACCCTTAGCAATTCATATAACGTTACGAAACCAATTCAATTCCAAGATGGTAGTTTAACGCTTATAGTCTTTGCTACATTTCAACCAATTGATGAAGCTTCACAGGTTTTAGTACGCTTTCTCCCCTATATTAGTATCATTGTACTCGTAATTGGTGTAGGGAGTGCTTATTTCTATTCCAGGTTTATTACAAAACCACTTATTTATATTAATGAGGGTGCACAAAAGATGGCAAATTTAGATTTCTCCGAAAAAATTGAGGTTCGCTCTACAGATGAGTTAGGAGAATTATCTAATAGTTTGAATGACATGTCTATTAACTTACAACAAGCTATGTTTGATTTAAAAAAAGCAAATCAACAATTAAAAAATGATATTGAAAAAGAACGAGAAATAGAAACAAAACGCAGAGAGTTTTTTGCGATTGTAGCACATGAATTAAAGACCCCTCTTACTGTAATGAAAGGATACTTAGAAGGGATGATATACAATATTGGCCCTTATCAAAATCGTGATCAATATTTAAAGAAAAATCATCAAATTATTGAAAGTATGGAACAATTAGTTCGTGAAATTTTAAGCATGTCGAAATTAGAACAACACACCTTTAAACTAAAAGTAGAAGAAGTTAATCTTTCGAAGTTAATAGATACAATCACAAAAGATCTCGAATTTTTTGCTTCTCAAAAAAGCATCCAAATAATAAAAGAAATTGATTCTGACCTTTCTGTTTATACAGATCGTGTTCTTTTTGAAAAAGCATGTAAAAATATTATCCATAATGCGGTTATGTATTCACCATATAATGAAAAAGTCTATATAAAGTTAAGTGAGGATTCTGAACAAGGTCAAATCAAAATGCAAATTATGAATACAGGTGTCAATATTAAAGAAGGAGATATACAACAAATTTTCAAACCATTTTATCGAATTGAAAAATCAAGGAATCGAAATACTGGAGGAAGTGGTTTAGGTTTATATATTGTTAAACAAATTTTCGAAACGCTAGATATAAAATATTCTATAAAAAATATGGAACATAGTGTACAATTTTGCATGAACATTCCATTATCTAAACAAAAAACAAACAAACTCCCCTCTCAGTAG
- a CDS encoding YdeI/OmpD-associated family protein produces the protein MSIIDKLKLNKYTNMVVINEPSDYDIFTGKETAFSKDHDAIFIFVETLDEMVKQTNFIISNEELLIEKGYIFFAYPKKGNSRYSTFIHRDEMFPALSVGEDGYVGQSDIKFARMVSMDDVFTVVGLKREKKKATKTPAMSQCVADYADRIQDVEALLANHPVELKFYQSLTPGYQKDWARNLFSVKQEKTRNKRLEKMIEILSQGYKTIELFRKKKK, from the coding sequence ATGTCAATTATTGATAAATTGAAACTTAATAAGTATACAAATATGGTCGTAATTAATGAACCTAGTGATTATGACATTTTTACAGGGAAAGAAACTGCATTTTCCAAAGATCACGATGCTATTTTTATTTTTGTAGAAACACTTGATGAAATGGTGAAACAAACGAATTTTATTATTAGTAATGAAGAATTACTAATTGAAAAAGGCTATATATTCTTCGCATATCCGAAAAAAGGTAATTCTCGTTACAGTACGTTTATTCACCGTGATGAAATGTTTCCTGCATTAAGCGTTGGTGAAGATGGGTATGTAGGACAGAGCGATATTAAATTTGCAAGAATGGTAAGTATGGATGACGTCTTTACTGTTGTAGGCTTAAAGCGCGAAAAGAAAAAAGCGACGAAAACGCCTGCTATGAGTCAATGTGTTGCTGATTATGCAGATCGTATTCAAGATGTCGAAGCATTATTGGCTAATCATCCAGTTGAACTTAAGTTTTATCAAAGTTTAACTCCTGGTTATCAAAAAGATTGGGCACGTAATTTATTTTCTGTGAAACAAGAAAAAACACGCAATAAACGTCTTGAGAAAATGATTGAAATCCTTTCACAAGGCTATAAAACAATTGAATTATTCCGTAAGAAGAAAAAATAA
- a CDS encoding arylamine N-acetyltransferase, with amino-acid sequence MTKLQDQLFTRLNLEKRTEIKFEELSTILFAFAHTIPFENLDVITSNANTISMENLQEKILTRSRGGLCYELNTLFYYFLKDSGYDVQLALGTVYKNDINAWALEDGHITIILNYENVRYLIDVGIASLVPLVPVPFTGELVSSKNGSYRVRQKDTSKGNYVLERIDADGEWKVCHAFYKHIIDEIVVNDVQRRVIEDEKSIFNKGPIAVKLTDSGHVSLTNNSVTEIIYGAKTKREVTEEQYRELLYTLFAIEL; translated from the coding sequence ATGACAAAGTTACAAGATCAACTTTTTACAAGATTAAACCTTGAAAAACGTACTGAAATAAAATTTGAAGAATTAAGTACAATACTCTTTGCATTTGCCCACACAATCCCGTTTGAGAATTTAGATGTAATAACAAGTAATGCGAATACAATTTCTATGGAAAACTTACAAGAAAAAATTTTAACTAGATCCCGCGGTGGGCTTTGTTATGAATTAAATACTCTTTTTTACTATTTTTTAAAAGATAGTGGTTATGATGTACAACTCGCACTAGGTACCGTATATAAAAATGATATAAACGCTTGGGCACTTGAAGATGGGCATATAACAATTATTTTAAATTACGAAAACGTAAGGTACTTAATTGATGTAGGTATTGCTTCATTAGTACCTCTTGTGCCAGTACCGTTTACTGGCGAACTTGTTTCTTCTAAAAATGGTTCGTATCGAGTAAGACAAAAAGATACGAGTAAAGGAAACTATGTTCTAGAAAGAATAGATGCTGATGGTGAATGGAAAGTTTGTCATGCTTTTTATAAACATATTATTGATGAGATAGTAGTAAACGACGTTCAAAGAAGAGTGATAGAAGATGAGAAATCTATCTTTAATAAGGGACCAATTGCAGTGAAATTGACGGACTCTGGCCATGTCTCTTTAACGAATAATAGTGTAACTGAAATTATTTATGGAGCAAAAACTAAGCGTGAGGTTACAGAAGAGCAATATAGAGAGCTTTTATATACTTTATTTGCTATTGAGTTGTGA